The Neodiprion virginianus isolate iyNeoVirg1 chromosome 5, iyNeoVirg1.1, whole genome shotgun sequence genome contains a region encoding:
- the LOC124304625 gene encoding G-protein coupled receptor 143-like isoform X3, protein MADPTIQTFCCHHNNSTDMAVVIMQEFDTDAYNTVCMLSSAMGILGAVYQVLPREESNFPHRWHTFSAARGREIIVWLAVADLFASLGVFIRSALWMNFKSIMPTEDDTSSVVFCAISSAWTQYFYTATWIWTLCYAIDMRLLLIERPGHPRYYHAVAWMCPAILTTFGLSILYTPDAKCSSCHNSTSLSSAVLRILPNYCATYIPLAVVMITNPTLYMAATRDLTAAVSCSMSQVTGRERKLVQTVRFKFALTNLVYYICWMPNLINGVLLWTLWFKLPIKVIISLWYIMAVTNPLQAFFNALVYQKWGRSEKFRLSWRRTLSDRVHDWRGVNTLLPETTPLLNQRFTPHTSINGSSSL, encoded by the exons ATGGCTGACCCCACGATACAAACATTTTGCTGCCATCACAACAATAGCACCGACATGGCGGTTGTAATAATGCAAGAATTTGACACCGACGCTTACAATACCGTCTGCATGCTATCCTCGGCTATGGGAATTCTCGGCGCAGTTTATCAg GTTCTACCCAGAGAAGAGTCCAACTTCCCTCATCGATGGCACACCTTTTCTGCCGCTCGAGGACGAGAGATCATCGTATGGCTGGCTGTCGCGGATCTATTCGCTTCTCTTG GCGTGTTCATCAGATCCGCACtgtggatgaattttaaatCCATCATGCCTACAGAAGATGACACCTCTAGCGTAGTGTTCTGCGCTATATCATCG gCATGGACGCAGTATTTTTACACGGCAACATGGATTTGGACGCTTTGTTATGCCATTGATATGAGATTACTGCTAATTGAGCGTCCCGGTCATCCACGTTATTATCATGCCGTAGCTTGGATGTGTCCCGCGATCCTGACAACTTTTGGCCTGTCGATCTTGTATACACCGGATGCCAA ATGTTCCAGCTGTCACAATTCGACCTCATTGTCGAGCGCGGTATTAAGGATAttgccaaattattgtgcaacTTACATACCATTGGCTGTAGTGATGATAACAAATCCAACACTCTACATGGCGGCGACTCGTGATCTTACAGCGGCGGTGTCTTGTAGCATGTCTCAAGTGACGGGACGTGAGAGGAAGCTTGTACAAACGGTTAGATTCAAATTTGCTCTGACAAATTTGGTTTATTATATATGCTGGATGCCAAATTTAATAAACGGCGTTCTTTTGTGGACTTTGTGGTTCAAGTTACCAATAAAAGTCATCATCAGCTTGTGGTACATAATG GCGGTCACAAACCCCCTCCAAGCATTTTTTAATGCTTTGGTATATCAGAAGTGGGGTAGAAGTGAAAAGTTTCGGTTGTCGTGGCGAAGAACACTATCAGACAGGGTACACGACTGGAGAGGCGTCAACACATTGTTACCAGAAACGACTCCACTTCTGAACCAACGTTTTACCCCGCACACAAGCATAAACGGATCATCTTccctgtga
- the LOC124304625 gene encoding G-protein coupled receptor 143-like isoform X4, protein MADPTIQTFCCHHNNSTDMAVVIMQEFDTDAYNTVCMLSSAMGILGAVYQVLPREESNFPHRWHTFSAARGREIIVWLAVADLFASLGVFIRSALWMNFKSIMPTEDDTSSVVFCAISSAWTQYFYTATWIWTLCYAIDMRLLLIERPGHPRYYHAVAWMCPAILTTFGLSILYTPDANCHNSTSLSSAVLRILPNYCATYIPLAVVMITNPTLYMAATRDLTAAVSCSMSQVTGRERKLVQTVRFKFALTNLVYYICWMPNLINGVLLWTLWFKLPIKVIISLWYIMAVTNPLQAFFNALVYQKWGRSEKFRLSWRRTLSDRVHDWRGVNTLLPETTPLLNQRFTPHTSINGSSSL, encoded by the exons ATGGCTGACCCCACGATACAAACATTTTGCTGCCATCACAACAATAGCACCGACATGGCGGTTGTAATAATGCAAGAATTTGACACCGACGCTTACAATACCGTCTGCATGCTATCCTCGGCTATGGGAATTCTCGGCGCAGTTTATCAg GTTCTACCCAGAGAAGAGTCCAACTTCCCTCATCGATGGCACACCTTTTCTGCCGCTCGAGGACGAGAGATCATCGTATGGCTGGCTGTCGCGGATCTATTCGCTTCTCTTG GCGTGTTCATCAGATCCGCACtgtggatgaattttaaatCCATCATGCCTACAGAAGATGACACCTCTAGCGTAGTGTTCTGCGCTATATCATCG gCATGGACGCAGTATTTTTACACGGCAACATGGATTTGGACGCTTTGTTATGCCATTGATATGAGATTACTGCTAATTGAGCGTCCCGGTCATCCACGTTATTATCATGCCGTAGCTTGGATGTGTCCCGCGATCCTGACAACTTTTGGCCTGTCGATCTTGTATACACCGGATGCCAA CTGTCACAATTCGACCTCATTGTCGAGCGCGGTATTAAGGATAttgccaaattattgtgcaacTTACATACCATTGGCTGTAGTGATGATAACAAATCCAACACTCTACATGGCGGCGACTCGTGATCTTACAGCGGCGGTGTCTTGTAGCATGTCTCAAGTGACGGGACGTGAGAGGAAGCTTGTACAAACGGTTAGATTCAAATTTGCTCTGACAAATTTGGTTTATTATATATGCTGGATGCCAAATTTAATAAACGGCGTTCTTTTGTGGACTTTGTGGTTCAAGTTACCAATAAAAGTCATCATCAGCTTGTGGTACATAATG GCGGTCACAAACCCCCTCCAAGCATTTTTTAATGCTTTGGTATATCAGAAGTGGGGTAGAAGTGAAAAGTTTCGGTTGTCGTGGCGAAGAACACTATCAGACAGGGTACACGACTGGAGAGGCGTCAACACATTGTTACCAGAAACGACTCCACTTCTGAACCAACGTTTTACCCCGCACACAAGCATAAACGGATCATCTTccctgtga
- the LOC124304625 gene encoding G-protein coupled receptor 143-like isoform X2 has protein sequence MFRKTPFPCTMVQYLLKLCLNNFCNPLEQLKELRVTLSNRAIIIFVEIASILSKGKIDNYDWNRSSWLLAAPLFTTAWTQRHVLHTQQVLPREESNFPHRWHTFSAARGREIIVWLAVADLFASLGVFIRSALWMNFKSIMPTEDDTSSVVFCAISSAWTQYFYTATWIWTLCYAIDMRLLLIERPGHPRYYHAVAWMCPAILTTFGLSILYTPDANCHNSTSLSSAVLRILPNYCATYIPLAVVMITNPTLYMAATRDLTAAVSCSMSQVTGRERKLVQTVRFKFALTNLVYYICWMPNLINGVLLWTLWFKLPIKVIISLWYIMAVTNPLQAFFNALVYQKWGRSEKFRLSWRRTLSDRVHDWRGVNTLLPETTPLLNQRFTPHTSINGSSSL, from the exons ATGTTCAGAAAAACACCTTTCCCGTGCACAATGGTTCAATACTTGTTAAAACTCTGTCTCAATAACTTCTGCAATCCTTTGGAACAATTGAAGGAACTACGTGTCACTCTGAGCAACCGAGCAATCATTATCTTCGTTGAG ATTGCCTCAATCTTGTCAAAGGGCAAAATTGACAACTATGATTGGAACCGTTCATCCTGGCTGCTAGCCGCACCGCTGTTCACTACAGCTTGGACACAGCGTCATGTTTTACATACCCAACAGGTTCTACCCAGAGAAGAGTCCAACTTCCCTCATCGATGGCACACCTTTTCTGCCGCTCGAGGACGAGAGATCATCGTATGGCTGGCTGTCGCGGATCTATTCGCTTCTCTTG GCGTGTTCATCAGATCCGCACtgtggatgaattttaaatCCATCATGCCTACAGAAGATGACACCTCTAGCGTAGTGTTCTGCGCTATATCATCG gCATGGACGCAGTATTTTTACACGGCAACATGGATTTGGACGCTTTGTTATGCCATTGATATGAGATTACTGCTAATTGAGCGTCCCGGTCATCCACGTTATTATCATGCCGTAGCTTGGATGTGTCCCGCGATCCTGACAACTTTTGGCCTGTCGATCTTGTATACACCGGATGCCAA CTGTCACAATTCGACCTCATTGTCGAGCGCGGTATTAAGGATAttgccaaattattgtgcaacTTACATACCATTGGCTGTAGTGATGATAACAAATCCAACACTCTACATGGCGGCGACTCGTGATCTTACAGCGGCGGTGTCTTGTAGCATGTCTCAAGTGACGGGACGTGAGAGGAAGCTTGTACAAACGGTTAGATTCAAATTTGCTCTGACAAATTTGGTTTATTATATATGCTGGATGCCAAATTTAATAAACGGCGTTCTTTTGTGGACTTTGTGGTTCAAGTTACCAATAAAAGTCATCATCAGCTTGTGGTACATAATG GCGGTCACAAACCCCCTCCAAGCATTTTTTAATGCTTTGGTATATCAGAAGTGGGGTAGAAGTGAAAAGTTTCGGTTGTCGTGGCGAAGAACACTATCAGACAGGGTACACGACTGGAGAGGCGTCAACACATTGTTACCAGAAACGACTCCACTTCTGAACCAACGTTTTACCCCGCACACAAGCATAAACGGATCATCTTccctgtga
- the LOC124305169 gene encoding uncharacterized protein LOC124305169 yields the protein MIIRPLATVVAIVFVAADIFQNIGLAAPVGTSYNQQQTGNLNVHIDLKDIQLVAVLQNGNPIEADYGDYDYTYDYSDFTIKPPMRNLTTTLDPPINASSTSSVEPWHTWPTTTATSLASTASVVTAHPLLQPESADVQPESAFTENASSSVSVPPAPEAMHDNYTAIKPLFESELPSTDSPAPTSSITMRAESTNKFGEDLATNNKNNVFAAIDAAAVPANEQNPSSTARPGNAETSTERSQVQLSKQCNQGYRRDRKGQCRPQIRRRVASSLIPFGIRLTPEVMQQHNGYRGTV from the exons ATGATCATCCGGCCGTTAGCAACCGTCGTCGCGATCGTCTTCGTCGCTGCAGACATATTCCAAAACATCGGCCTCGCCGCGCCCGTTGGCACCTCATATAACCAGCAACAGACTGGAAATCTCAACGTCCACATCGATCTGAAGGATATTCAACTTGTTGCCGTCTTGCAGAACGGCAACCCTATCGAAGCTGATTACGGG GATTACGATTACACTTACGATTACAGTGACTTCACTATAAAACCGCCAATGCGCAATTTGACAACAACGTTAGATCCCCCGATCAATGCCTCGTCAACGAGTTCTGTAGAGCCTTGGCATACTTGGCCTACAACTACGGCAACATCCTTGGCATCCACCGCGTCTGTTGTTACGGCTCATCCGCTATTGCAACCAGAATCCGCAGACGTTCAACCGGAATCTGCATTTACGGAGAACGCAAGCTCATCAGTATCAGTCCCACCCGCACCTGAGGCGATGCATGATAATTATACTGCAATCAAACCGTTGTTCGAAAGTGAATTACCATCAACTGATTCGCCGGCACCGACGAGTTCTATAACGATGAGAGCAGAGTCAACTAATAAGTTTGGAGAAGATTTGgcgactaacaataagaacaACGTGTTCGCAGCTATTGACGCGGCTGCAGTACCAGCCAACGAGCAAAATCCTTCATCAACCGCACGTCCCGGAAACGCAGAAACGTCCACTGAGCGATCGCAAGTCCAGCTGTCGAAACAATGTAATCAAGGCTACAGACGGGACCGGAAAGGACAGTGTCGGCCTCAAATCCGCCGCAGAGTCGCATCGTCGTTGATACC ATTTGGAATCAGACTGACTCCGGAAGTTATGCAACAGCACAACGGCTATCGAGGGACTGTATAG
- the LOC124305136 gene encoding uncharacterized protein LOC124305136, producing the protein MIKITIILLVSCNCIAASLAAPTTYDQRQDGDINLAAKLENILILIATPSSSTSPTEGTSDRLETYLTMLNSRDRTGFTHLKNAGSINVADILPALNARQDLPRKNLEISLSSAEDQQEQEAGSATAVIVQTLKQRDPSAAKARSLQWKNVAADLLIHDKPEESLKQEISRRSLDRDLETGNFDNGGQSRSGDHNEVGLVADHRLTLIGTAIEDCGPYRRRNSYGICQPFFD; encoded by the coding sequence ATGATTAAAATTACGATTATACTCTTGGTGAGTTGCAACTGTATCGCCGCTAGCCTTGCCGCCCCGACAACGTACGACCAACGCCAAGATGGTGATATCAATTTGGCAGCGAAGCTTGAGAACATCCTCATTCTCATAGCCACACCATCGAGTTCGACCTCTCCCACGGAGGGAACGAGCGACAGACTAGAGACCTATTTGACTATGCTCAACAGTCGTGATCGCACCGGATTTACACACCTGAAGAATGCCGGATCGATAAATGTGGCCGATATTCTTCCCGCGTTAAATGCACGTCAGGATTTGCCGcgtaaaaatttggaaatttcttTATCTTCCGCCGAGGATCAGCAGGAGCAAGAAGCGGGATCGGCAACAGCTGTGATCGTACAGACCCTAAAACAAAGAGACCCTTCCGCGGCAAAGGCAAGGAGTTTGCAGTGGAAAAATGTCGCAGCAGATTTATTAATCCACGACAAGCCGGAGGAGTCCTTGAAGCAAGAAATCTCCCGGAGGAGTCTGGATAGAGATCTCGAAACCGGAAATTTTGACAACGGTGGGCAAAGCCGTTCCGGCGATCACAACGAAGTTGGTTTGGTTGCCGATCATCGTCTAACTCTTATAGGAACGGCAATTGAAGATTGTGGACCGTATAGGCGCCGAAACAGTTACGGCATCTGTCAACCATTTTTCGACTAA
- the LOC124304625 gene encoding G-protein coupled receptor 143-like isoform X1, with the protein MFRKTPFPCTMVQYLLKLCLNNFCNPLEQLKELRVTLSNRAIIIFVEIASILSKGKIDNYDWNRSSWLLAAPLFTTAWTQRHVLHTQQVLPREESNFPHRWHTFSAARGREIIVWLAVADLFASLGVFIRSALWMNFKSIMPTEDDTSSVVFCAISSAWTQYFYTATWIWTLCYAIDMRLLLIERPGHPRYYHAVAWMCPAILTTFGLSILYTPDAKCSSCHNSTSLSSAVLRILPNYCATYIPLAVVMITNPTLYMAATRDLTAAVSCSMSQVTGRERKLVQTVRFKFALTNLVYYICWMPNLINGVLLWTLWFKLPIKVIISLWYIMAVTNPLQAFFNALVYQKWGRSEKFRLSWRRTLSDRVHDWRGVNTLLPETTPLLNQRFTPHTSINGSSSL; encoded by the exons ATGTTCAGAAAAACACCTTTCCCGTGCACAATGGTTCAATACTTGTTAAAACTCTGTCTCAATAACTTCTGCAATCCTTTGGAACAATTGAAGGAACTACGTGTCACTCTGAGCAACCGAGCAATCATTATCTTCGTTGAG ATTGCCTCAATCTTGTCAAAGGGCAAAATTGACAACTATGATTGGAACCGTTCATCCTGGCTGCTAGCCGCACCGCTGTTCACTACAGCTTGGACACAGCGTCATGTTTTACATACCCAACAGGTTCTACCCAGAGAAGAGTCCAACTTCCCTCATCGATGGCACACCTTTTCTGCCGCTCGAGGACGAGAGATCATCGTATGGCTGGCTGTCGCGGATCTATTCGCTTCTCTTG GCGTGTTCATCAGATCCGCACtgtggatgaattttaaatCCATCATGCCTACAGAAGATGACACCTCTAGCGTAGTGTTCTGCGCTATATCATCG gCATGGACGCAGTATTTTTACACGGCAACATGGATTTGGACGCTTTGTTATGCCATTGATATGAGATTACTGCTAATTGAGCGTCCCGGTCATCCACGTTATTATCATGCCGTAGCTTGGATGTGTCCCGCGATCCTGACAACTTTTGGCCTGTCGATCTTGTATACACCGGATGCCAA ATGTTCCAGCTGTCACAATTCGACCTCATTGTCGAGCGCGGTATTAAGGATAttgccaaattattgtgcaacTTACATACCATTGGCTGTAGTGATGATAACAAATCCAACACTCTACATGGCGGCGACTCGTGATCTTACAGCGGCGGTGTCTTGTAGCATGTCTCAAGTGACGGGACGTGAGAGGAAGCTTGTACAAACGGTTAGATTCAAATTTGCTCTGACAAATTTGGTTTATTATATATGCTGGATGCCAAATTTAATAAACGGCGTTCTTTTGTGGACTTTGTGGTTCAAGTTACCAATAAAAGTCATCATCAGCTTGTGGTACATAATG GCGGTCACAAACCCCCTCCAAGCATTTTTTAATGCTTTGGTATATCAGAAGTGGGGTAGAAGTGAAAAGTTTCGGTTGTCGTGGCGAAGAACACTATCAGACAGGGTACACGACTGGAGAGGCGTCAACACATTGTTACCAGAAACGACTCCACTTCTGAACCAACGTTTTACCCCGCACACAAGCATAAACGGATCATCTTccctgtga